The DNA sequence ATCTTGCGGCCCTTGGCATCGCCCGCCACATCCATGCCATTGAGGTTCAGGCAGAGCAGGTGCGGCAGCATCTGAGGCAGCACTTTTTCCAGGCGATTCAGGTGGCCGTGGCCGTGGTGCAGATTGTAAACCAGGCCCGCATTGCTGAGACCCTGAGCCTTGAGCGCCTCGACGATGGCGATGGCATTCTCCGGCTCGCCGTACCAGTTGCCATGATTGTAGAGTGCGACCTGGCAGCCTAGGGGTGCTGCGGCTTCACAGATGGGTTTCAGCCGCGCCACCTCTTTAGCAATGCGGGCCTGCTGATCAGCCGCGTCTTTCACCTCGATGGGGCCGCCGTTGCCATTCACCCAAAGCTGGGGTTTCACACCGTGGCGTTTGAAAAGCTCCAGCGTCTTTTTCGCTTCCTCATTGTAGGAGGTAGGGAACCACCAGCCGAAGAGCTCGACATGATGTTTTTTGAGCGCTGTGAGTTCCTCATCCCACTGCGGGATGTGCTCCGCACGGTAGTCATAGACGAATTTTTTGACGCCCATCTTCTCCAACATGGCGGCACGTGCTTCCGGCCCCCGTTTTCCAGCATCAAAAGGCACGATGCACCAGGCGGCGAGGTTGCTGCGGTCAAACAAAGGCGCGGCATGGCCCAGGGTGGCTAGGCCGACGAGGAGCAAAAAAATACGGAAGAGCATCACAGGAAGGATTTAGCGTATCTCGGAGACCGTCTCTTTCAGCAAGGAGGAACACGGGCGGAGGAAGGCAGGGAAAAGAAAAAGACACTTTTCTCAAGGGTTTCGAGGCGCGGCGGTGTTGGCCCTGATGACAGGCATCTCCCGGCTGCCTGTCACCAACCCTACCAACCTAAAAAACCATTGTGAAATCCTACCTTTTGCTGACCCTCGCCGTCACCTCACTGTCCATGCTTTCGGGAACCGCCCTCGCCGGAGAGAGCCGCCCGGTGGCAGTCAAATCCCCACCACCGGCCCCAGCCCCCACCCGGGTGAACATGGGCCAGGCGCATAACCCGAACCAGAACACCATCCTCCTGGATCATCTGGGTCAGGTCATCGCCGTACTGCCTGCGACTTCACGCTGATCCGGCATGAGTTCTGCTGGCGTGAAGAGACGGCCTGTGAGGGCCCTTCTATGAATCCACATCCGCCCTTTCCCCGCTCTGGGGTGAGGGCGTTTTCTTTTCAGCCATGACAGATCCACAGCTCGATCATCTCTTGAACAGCGCGGCCACCCCGCCGGGTCTGTCGCCAGCCTTTGCCAGCCATGTGTGGCAAGAGATCCAGGCGAGGCAAAGCCTGCGGATGTCTGTTTGGAAGCGAGCCATTGCCTGGCTCTTCCAGCCACGCGCGGTGGCTTTAACGGGTGCCTGCGCAGTCCTGATCGTGACGATGTGGTGGGTGCAAAAAGAGACACCTGTTCAGCAGCCAACGGCGATACCCGAGACCCGCGCCAGCCTGGCCTGGATGCGCACGACCCTCGCTCTCAGTGAAGAGGAATTTGCCCGTGAATGTGCCCAGCATGAAGGGCAGCGCGCCGAATGTGCCCGGCTGTGTTCCCAATTACAAGAAGCACGCAAGCAGCTACGTCTGGCCCAGCAAACCCACGGGCCCGGGGCTGCCACCACGCAGACCCATGAGCTGCATGTCAAAAGCTGCGAGCAGACCGCACTGCAGCATTTGAAAAAAGTGGCCACCGCCATGAATCCCCAGGCCGCACAGGCCTACGTCCGGCAGATGTTACCTCACCTGCCCGCCGACCACGAAACCCTGCAATTCATCACCTCAACCGCTGGCAGACCTGACTGATGCCCGACGCTGACGCAGCGGCCATGCAGAGGCTGGCAAAGGGTGACGACCTGGCGCTGAATGAGATCATGGCCCGCTGGCAGGACCGTCTCGCCGCCTTTCTCTGGCACATGACGCATGACCACACGACTGCCGGGGACTTGGCGCAGGAGACCTTTGTGCGCCTCTACCAGCATCGCCATCGCTACCGCCCGCAGGCAGCGTTTTCCAGTTACCTCTTCCGCATTGCCCGTCACCTGCTGGCCAATCACTGGCGCTGGCAAAAACGCCATCCGGCAGCCTCGCTGGATTCACTGACAGAGGGTGGACTGGACCAGCCAGCCACCACCCAGGCCCCGGACGAAAGCCTGAGCCAGGCTGAAACGGCGCGCGAGGTGCAGCGTGCCATCGCCAGCCTGCCGAATGAGCTGCGCGAGGCCCTGGTGCTCTTCACCTATCAGGATCTGGGGTATCGGCAGATGGCAGATATTTTGGATTGCTCTGAAAAAGCCGTCGAGACCCGCCTCTACCGTGCTCGCCAACTGTTGAAGGAAAAACTGGCCAATCTGGCACAAGGGTGAGTGCGCCTCCTCTATCAGACCCCGTGAACGAAAGCGCTAGAGGCCGCGTTTAGCCCTGCATGATGAAACTGCTCCTGCCGTTTTCCCTGGCCTTCACCACCTTAGCCGCCGCCCCCATCCAAATCACCGTCCACGGCGGAGACCGTGCGCAGAAACGCACCATCGTCACCTTCACCGCGCCGAAGGAATGGCAGGGAGAACACACGCTTTCAGGCAGGGACGGCACCGTCGTTTCCACACTGCAAGTGAATGCTGAGGGGCAGGCGGTGATAATCGTGCCACAGATTGGCGCGGGGGAAAATCTTCGCTTTCAGGAAGCCCCGTCCAGCCCACCTGTCGCGCCCTCTGGCCTTACCGTGGAGAAGGCGGGTGACGCACTGCATTTCACCCATCTTCAGGAGGGAAAAAAGCGCCCGGTGTTTGATTACCAAATGGCGGCCGGGCCAGTGCCGAAAGGTGTTTCAGAGGTGTTTAAGCATGGCGCGCACCTGCATCCCGTTTTTACGCCTAACGGCAAGCTTGTCACAGGTAACCACCCGGCGGACCACCGCTGGCACCGCGGCATCTGGATAGCGTGGACAAAGACGGAATTTGAGGGTGGCCATCCCGATTTCTGGAATCAGGGCAAGGGGCCTGACGGCACCCTCACGGCTGAGGTTCAGTTTCAATCCCTGGTGAAAAGCTGGGGCGGCCCCGTTCAGGCGGGGTTCATCAGCCATCACCGCTTTGTGGACCGCCCCGCAGGGAAGGAAAAAGCCGTGTTGGATGAAACCTGGGAAGCCACCGCCTACGCCCTCACCAGCGGGGATTCGCCCGCTTTCATTCTGGATCTCACTTCTACCCAGACTTGTGCGGGTATTTCGCCCCTGAAGCTACCCACCTATCACTACGGCGGCCTAGGCGTGCGCGGCCATGCCCAGTGGGACCCCGTGGACCAAGTGACCATGCTCACCAGCAATGGCGATGACCGCAAAAAGGGTGACTCCACCAAGGCCAAATGGGTCCACATGGGTGGCGCGGTGGAGGGGCAAGCCGCTGGCATGGCCATTCTCATACACCCCAGCAATTTCCGCTTTCCCCAGCCGCTGAGGCTGAACCCCAAGAACCCCCAGCTCTGCATCGCCCCTTCCCAAGATGGGGACTGGTCCATCGAGCCAGGGAAGCCTTATGTCTCGAAGTACCGCTTTCTCATTACGGATGGCCCCGCCGAAGCGGCCTCCATCGAGGCAGCCTGGGAAAGCTACGCCCAGCCACTGAAGGTAACGCTGGAGTGAGGGTGATGCAGGCACTCCTGCCTGCACCGCTCTCAGAATCAACCTCACCTAGCCTTTGCACCGGGCACAGTGCCGTTGCGCACACTCCCCACCGCAAACCATTGCAAACAACAGCAAACCACCGCAAACTCTCCCTCTTTTCTCGGCCCCTCCCCCCAAATCATGCTTCTCAACCACGGCATCCATCTCGGCTACTGCACCAACATCCACCGTGGCGAAACCTGGGACCAAACCTGGACCACCCTGCGTGACTACACCCTGCGGGTGAAAGAACGCGTAAGTCCGGACAAGCCCTATGGCATCGGCCTGCGTCTGGGCCACCAAGCATCGCTGGAGCTGCTGGCACCAGGAAAGATTGCCGAATTTAAGGACTGGTTAGCCACCAACAACTGCTACGTCTTCACCATCAATGGTTTCCCCTACGGCTCCTTCCACGGCACGCGAGTGAAGGAGCAGGTCTTCCTGCCGGACTGGACCTCCAAAGATCGGCTGGAATACACCAAGCGCCTGTTCGACATCCTGGCTCAGCTCCTGCCCCCAGGGGCCAGCGGCAGCGTCAGCACCCTCCCTGGTTCGCACAAAACCTTTAACATCGGCGGGGACGAGATCAGCGCCATTTTTGAAAACGTTCGCCTCTGCCGCGAGCACATCGAGACCGTCTCTGCCGCTACCGGGCATGACCTCCACCTCGGCTTTGAGCCGGAACCCCTCGGGCTCTTCGAGACCAGTGGGGAGGTGTTGAAATTCTTCGGTCTTTATTACGACCGCCACCCGCAGGACAAAGACTTCTTCAAGTTCATCGGCCTGAACTACGACACCTGCCACCTCGCCATCGAGTATGAGACGCCCAAGCGTGCGCTCTCCCGCATCACCGGCGCCGGCATCCGCCTCAGCAAGCTGCACTTCAGCTCCGCGCTGAAGCTGAAACCCACCCCCGAGATGGTGACCAAACTGCGCGCTTTTGATGAGCCGGTGTACTTCCACCAAGTCATCGCCGACTACGGCCCCACCACCCCGCTGCGCCGCTTCAAGGACCTGCCAGATGCCCTCCAGTTCGCCCAGACGAATCCGGCGGAACTGGGAGACGAATGGCGCGTCCACTTCCACATTCCCCTGCACGCTCAGCCGACGGATGGCTTTGAAAGCACGCGCGACCACATCGAAGGAGCCATGGACTGGCTGTCCCAAAACCCAACGAAGTGCCAGCACATCGAGATGGAAACCTACACCTGGGAAGTCCTGCCCGGCGAAATGCGCACGGGTGATGTCGTGGACCAACTGGTGAAAGAATACGACTGGACGCTAGGCGAGATGCGAGAGCGGCAACTTGTGGGGTGAAAGCACCCAGCGGCGACTAAAACCAAAGGCCGTCCCGAAGGAAGGCTGCCTTTTTTCGGCAGCTTCATGCCCGTGAAACACTGGCAACCGGAAAACTCAACCTCCTTCAGGACGGTATGAAAGAACGGTGGCTCGGTGAGCTTTGCCCATGAGTAGGATTACTCATTTTGTATTTATACCGTGTTCACAGGCGCGGGTTACACAGAAAGTATTTATTTTGTGAAAAAAACGTTCCAACCCCCACTTTTGCCCTGTTTTAGCGCTCACACAGAGCGCTAACGGCCGCAGTGCGCGTCTCCACGCCAAGTTTTCGTAGGATCGAGTACACGTGATTGGTCACCGTCCGGTAACTGACGCCTAGAATGGTCGCGATTTCTCGATCTCGTTTTCCCTCGGCCATCCAGACGAACACCTCACTTTCTCGTTTTGTCAGGCCCGCACGACGCAGCGTCAGGTGATCCAGCATCGCCACCTTGGGCTGCTGCTTCTGGGCCTCAAGAAGGATCATCTCATTTTGGAGCGCCAGCACCAGATGCCGAGAAAAAATCCCCAGCAGTTCCAAATCTTCCGCCGAAAAATCCTGACTTCCGCCTTTATTAACCGTGACGCCCCCCAGGTGCTGCGGGGTCAAAATGGGCAGCGCCACTTGATGCCGAAGATCCACCGGTTTAAAGCCGACATCGAACAACTCCGTCTTCGCAAACTCACGCTGAGTGGTCAGGTCTGAAAGCCTTAACACCTCCTTCTCACCCGCCATGATCAGCGGGTAACCGGGGTGCTGCAACGGCACCAATTCCCCCACCCGTTGAAACCTTTCCAGCAGACTGTTTTCATCATAAGGAACATCCGTTCCGCCTGTGTGGATGCCCGTCAGACGGTCCCAAAGCTGAAAGCCGCTGAAGCTTTCTGGAAACAGGTGCCGACAGGCCTGCAAGACGCGATCCTGAAACATCGGCTGCTCCCTTCGATTCAGGATCTCCACTGCTTCCAGCAGTCGCTTCAGCCGCGCCTCCATCGTCATAACCATGGAAAACGTATCGTGGCATCTAAGGCAAAACTCCAGTTAAAATCCAAGGATCGAAAACCTAACTTCAGCGATCCGTCTTTTTAGTTCAGCACCAGACTATCTCTCGTCTTCAAACACAGCCCGCGCTCTTGCTTCCCACTGTCGCAACGAGACAGCCCTTATTTTACGACGCCTCCGGCCAATCGTCATGGCGAATGGCGTTGATCAAAAAATCCGATTCCTCCCGCTTTCCGCTAGAGTCAGGGTTGGTATTTTTTCGAGCTGTTAAAGAGTCAGCTCACCCAGCATCTCACCTGCGAATGAAGGGCATGATTGACCTGTGCAGGTGGCACGTTTACAGCCTGCGCGGCCTCGGTCGATTCATCATGGAAAATTTGCTCTATCTCGTCGTCCGTGCATTCCTGGCCTTCATTCAGGCGCTGCCCGTCCGCTGGGTGGCTCGTCTAGGCCGCTGCGGCGGTGCGATCGCTTTCTGGCTGGATGCACGGCATCGCCGCGTGGCCCTGAAAAATCTGACGATGTGCTTTGGCCACGAAAAGTCGCCTGAGGAAATCCGCGCCATCGCCCAAGAGAACTTCCGCCGGCTCGGCGAAGTCTATGGCTGCGCCATGAAAGGCATGGTCATGAACGATGCGGAGCTCCTCAAAATCTTCTCTGTTAAAGGCGCGGAAGGCGTGCGGGCGGTGGATGCTGAGGGGCGACTGGTGAACCGGGTTTTTACTGGCGGCCACTTCGGCAATTTCGAACTGGCCAACCGGATGTCCGCTTTGATCCCTGGGTATCAAGCGGTGGCCACCTATCGCGGCATCCGCCCGCCGAAGCTCGACCAACTCGTTTACCGGATGCGCACGGTCTCAGGCAATATTTTGGTGGATCGCCGCACAGGTGCAGAGGATTTAAAACGGGCGATGGCCGAGGGGGGGAAGTTGCTCATTCTGGCCAGTGATCAGGCAGATCGCAGCGGCGGCCTTGAGTTGCCCTTTCTCGGTTATTATGCCTGGACGACACGCGCCCCGGTCATCCTCGCCATGCGCTACAAGTGCGTCATCTTTGTGCCGATCTGTTACCGAGTCGGCCTAGGGCAGTGGGTCTTGGAAATTGGCGAGCCCCTTCGCATGGAAGAAAACGGCAAGCGCCGGAGCGTCGAAGACCTGATGCGCGATATCAACGCCGCACTGGAAGCTGGCGTGCGCCGGGATCCCGCCAACTGGTTCTGGGTACACGACCGCTGGAAAACCAAGAACCGCCAGCCTCCGCGTGCGGTGGAGGAACCCATGGCGGAGTGACCCTAGTCACCCATTCGTTCCATCCAACGCCACCATCTTCTGCTGCTGCACGTCCCAGACCTTCAGGCGCAGGCAGCGGTAGATATCCAGAGGACTTAACGTCGTCACCTTCGGGTTCCTCAGTTCGGGGATGGCCTCCAGCACCTCAGGCAGGCGATAAAAGGGAACACGCGCATTCAGATGATGAATGTGGTGGTAGCCGATGTTTGCCGAAAACCAAGCCATCAGGGGCCCCATCTTGAGGTAGCTGCAGGAATCCAGCGCGGCGCGGTCATAGGTCCATCCCGATTTGTCGTAAAAGGTCACGCTGGGAAAATTATGCTGCGCGTAAAAGAGGTAGGAGCCGATCGCACTGGCGATGAAGTGCGGAATGATCTGCGTGAGCACCCATGCCTGCCAGCCCGCGAAGCGGATGAGGCAGCCCGCGATCACCGCGTGAAGCACTACGGCGATGAGACAATCCCAGTGCTGGCGCGGCTTCATGGCAAAGGGCCGGAGGCACATGCCGTGCATGAAAATCGTCAGGTAGCCCAGCAGGATCGTCAGCGGATGCCGCATGAAAAGATACAGCCAGCGCGCCGACTTCCGCGCTTTTTCAAAGTGCTCCCGAGTCATGATGGGAAAGGAGCCAATGTGGGAGCCCTTGATCTTCGAATTGTGATTGTGATGATGATTGTGCGAAGCCCGCCAGATGCTGCTCGGGCTTAGGGAGAGGATGCCAAAAACCCACATGAACCCCTCTGCCACTTTCGACTTCGGCAAAATAGCGTGGTGCTGCTGGTCATGATAGAGAACGAACAAGCGCAGCAACAGCAGCCCTGACAAGACACTGGCACCCAGCTTCAAAAGGCCATGGGGAGCTAGCAGAGTACCAGCCACGGCTGCGGCCAGCAGTGCAGTGGTCGAAAGGACGTACCACCAGCTTCTGGCAGTGCTGTCCACAGCAAAGGGTTTCGTGGCCAGAATAAGCTCAGGACCAGACCTGCTCACCGAGCCACGAATGAGGAAATCCGCCGTAGCTTGTCCATCAGTCATGGGCTGCCAAACAGCCTCAGTATCAGCCACTTCGCAACCCTTGATTCCTTAGAAAAAAAGGCCGCAGCGCACGATTTTTATGCATCCAGAAACGCCAGCAATGCCTGCGTTTTAGCTTTTCAAGTCCCCCTTTTTGTCTTTCCCTAAAGCCGCATGAATTCTGAGCCGCCTCCCTTTGGAGATCCCACGAACATCCAGCGTGAGAACAATGCCGCCATCGGCAAGGGCGTGGCAGTGGGCTGTGGAGGTTGTCTCATGATCATTGCCTCGCTGGCGTTCTTCTTGGTCGCGATTTTCGGTGTGGTGATGCTTTTCCTCCGAAGTTCTGAACCCTGTGCGGAGACGCTGCGGACCGCCCAAAGTTCCCCTGCCCTGCAGCAAGCCCTGGGAGAGCCCATGAAGATGGGCTGGTTCTTCGTCGGCAGCGTCAGCACCACGAACATGTCTGGCAGTGCGGATATCTCCATCCCCTTTTCGGGCCCCCGGGGCAGCGTGCGCATCCGCACCCGTGCTCTGAGACAAGACCGGGTGTGGAGCTACCAGGAAATGAGCACCCAGCTCCCCAGTGGCGAAGCGGTGGACCTGCTACTGACTCTTCCCTAACGGGACGCGCCAGCCCCCTGAGCAAAAGCTTTAGCCCTTGATGCGGCAGCCCTCGCGTTGACTGCGAAAGGGCACAATCGTATGTAGAAAGGTGATGCTTGGTAAGATCCTTTTCCCGCTGATCGCGGCCCTCCTTTTCGGTGCCCTCCAGGCCCCGGCCGCTAGCTTGCTGGTCTATTATGACGGCACCGCCTCTGGCAATGATCTGCTGGACCAAAGCGGCAATGGGCGGAACGCGATCTATGATGCAAATGGATCGGCGACGACACCGGTGATCCTCACCACCACGCCGGCCAATGGCAACAGCGGGGCCTACGCCTCCCTCACGGCTAACGGGAGCAACCAAAGCGGGCGCTACTCCGTGACGCCAGCCAATGGGTTCAGCTACAATTTTAATAACGAAAGCTGGTCTGCCTCAATGTTTTACAATCGGCAGTCTGTCGCCACCAATGACACCCTCTTCCACATTGGTGCAGGGGATGGATTCGGCGGCGAAAACGAGCTGTATGCCTGGGCCACAGCAAACAGCACCAACCTCTCCTTTCAGCATTACCCAGAGGTGGATGTGAACCTCACCGCCACAGGCAAAATGAACCTGAATGCTTGGCACCACCTGGCCGTGACTTTCAGTGCCTCGGGACTGAACGATGGCATGGGCACCCTGAGCCTGTATGCCGATGGCGTGCTGGTGGGCACGGATAACTCCTTCCTCCTGGGAACGAACAACACCTTCTTTTTTGGTGGCCAGGGCAGCGGTACGTCAGACCGCAACTTCATCGGCTTTTTGGATGAGATGGCTCTCTTCAGTGGGGCCCTTTCCGCTGGGGAAGTCGCCAGTCTGGCCAATGGCAGCCAGACGCCTATCAGCCTCGTGCCTGAGCCTAGCCGCGTCCTTCTTTTGGGTCTCGGCCTGTTCGGTTTGCTGATGCGGCGGCGGCGGAAATAACTCGTTGCCCCTGATTCATGGGTCTCAACGCTGAATAAATAGGGTTTCCACCCAAGAAGAAAGACTCTGGCTCGCCTCCTGCTGAATTTTTCACAGGCGCGCCGCACGCTCTGTGCTAGACATCTCCCCCGCCGTCCCCGGCGGACTTCATTTACCCTCCAGAATCATGCCCAAAAAGACCATCCGCGACATCGAACTGAGCAACAAACGCGTCCTCGTCCGTGTGGACTTCAACGTGCCTCTCGACGAAAAAGACGGCGCGATGGTGATCACGGATGCCACCCGCATCCAGGAAACCCTGCCGACACTGAAGTTCCTCATCGAAAAAGGTGCCAAAGTCATCCTTTGCAGCCACCTGGGCCGCCCGAAAGGCCAGCGTGATCCGAAGCAGTCCCTGGCCCCTGTGGCCCCGGCCCTGAGCGAACTGCTGGGTACGAAAGTCGAGTTTTCCGACGAAACCATCGGCGAAGCTGCCAAGGCCAAAGCCCTGGCGCTCCCAGCCGGCGGCGTGCTGCTGCTGGAAAACACCCGCTTCCACGCGGGTGAAGAAAAGAACGA is a window from the Prosthecobacter dejongeii genome containing:
- a CDS encoding helix-turn-helix transcriptional regulator, which encodes MVMTMEARLKRLLEAVEILNRREQPMFQDRVLQACRHLFPESFSGFQLWDRLTGIHTGGTDVPYDENSLLERFQRVGELVPLQHPGYPLIMAGEKEVLRLSDLTTQREFAKTELFDVGFKPVDLRHQVALPILTPQHLGGVTVNKGGSQDFSAEDLELLGIFSRHLVLALQNEMILLEAQKQQPKVAMLDHLTLRRAGLTKRESEVFVWMAEGKRDREIATILGVSYRTVTNHVYSILRKLGVETRTAAVSALCER
- a CDS encoding lysophospholipid acyltransferase family protein gives rise to the protein MIDLCRWHVYSLRGLGRFIMENLLYLVVRAFLAFIQALPVRWVARLGRCGGAIAFWLDARHRRVALKNLTMCFGHEKSPEEIRAIAQENFRRLGEVYGCAMKGMVMNDAELLKIFSVKGAEGVRAVDAEGRLVNRVFTGGHFGNFELANRMSALIPGYQAVATYRGIRPPKLDQLVYRMRTVSGNILVDRRTGAEDLKRAMAEGGKLLILASDQADRSGGLELPFLGYYAWTTRAPVILAMRYKCVIFVPICYRVGLGQWVLEIGEPLRMEENGKRRSVEDLMRDINAALEAGVRRDPANWFWVHDRWKTKNRQPPRAVEEPMAE
- the eboE gene encoding metabolite traffic protein EboE codes for the protein MLLNHGIHLGYCTNIHRGETWDQTWTTLRDYTLRVKERVSPDKPYGIGLRLGHQASLELLAPGKIAEFKDWLATNNCYVFTINGFPYGSFHGTRVKEQVFLPDWTSKDRLEYTKRLFDILAQLLPPGASGSVSTLPGSHKTFNIGGDEISAIFENVRLCREHIETVSAATGHDLHLGFEPEPLGLFETSGEVLKFFGLYYDRHPQDKDFFKFIGLNYDTCHLAIEYETPKRALSRITGAGIRLSKLHFSSALKLKPTPEMVTKLRAFDEPVYFHQVIADYGPTTPLRRFKDLPDALQFAQTNPAELGDEWRVHFHIPLHAQPTDGFESTRDHIEGAMDWLSQNPTKCQHIEMETYTWEVLPGEMRTGDVVDQLVKEYDWTLGEMRERQLVG
- a CDS encoding fatty acid desaturase family protein, with protein sequence MTDGQATADFLIRGSVSRSGPELILATKPFAVDSTARSWWYVLSTTALLAAAVAGTLLAPHGLLKLGASVLSGLLLLRLFVLYHDQQHHAILPKSKVAEGFMWVFGILSLSPSSIWRASHNHHHNHNSKIKGSHIGSFPIMTREHFEKARKSARWLYLFMRHPLTILLGYLTIFMHGMCLRPFAMKPRQHWDCLIAVVLHAVIAGCLIRFAGWQAWVLTQIIPHFIASAIGSYLFYAQHNFPSVTFYDKSGWTYDRAALDSCSYLKMGPLMAWFSANIGYHHIHHLNARVPFYRLPEVLEAIPELRNPKVTTLSPLDIYRCLRLKVWDVQQQKMVALDGTNG
- a CDS encoding cytochrome c oxidase assembly factor Coa1 family protein; translated protein: MNSEPPPFGDPTNIQRENNAAIGKGVAVGCGGCLMIIASLAFFLVAIFGVVMLFLRSSEPCAETLRTAQSSPALQQALGEPMKMGWFFVGSVSTTNMSGSADISIPFSGPRGSVRIRTRALRQDRVWSYQEMSTQLPSGEAVDLLLTLP
- a CDS encoding DUF6807 domain-containing protein, whose product is MMKLLLPFSLAFTTLAAAPIQITVHGGDRAQKRTIVTFTAPKEWQGEHTLSGRDGTVVSTLQVNAEGQAVIIVPQIGAGENLRFQEAPSSPPVAPSGLTVEKAGDALHFTHLQEGKKRPVFDYQMAAGPVPKGVSEVFKHGAHLHPVFTPNGKLVTGNHPADHRWHRGIWIAWTKTEFEGGHPDFWNQGKGPDGTLTAEVQFQSLVKSWGGPVQAGFISHHRFVDRPAGKEKAVLDETWEATAYALTSGDSPAFILDLTSTQTCAGISPLKLPTYHYGGLGVRGHAQWDPVDQVTMLTSNGDDRKKGDSTKAKWVHMGGAVEGQAAGMAILIHPSNFRFPQPLRLNPKNPQLCIAPSQDGDWSIEPGKPYVSKYRFLITDGPAEAASIEAAWESYAQPLKVTLE
- a CDS encoding LamG domain-containing protein, yielding MLGKILFPLIAALLFGALQAPAASLLVYYDGTASGNDLLDQSGNGRNAIYDANGSATTPVILTTTPANGNSGAYASLTANGSNQSGRYSVTPANGFSYNFNNESWSASMFYNRQSVATNDTLFHIGAGDGFGGENELYAWATANSTNLSFQHYPEVDVNLTATGKMNLNAWHHLAVTFSASGLNDGMGTLSLYADGVLVGTDNSFLLGTNNTFFFGGQGSGTSDRNFIGFLDEMALFSGALSAGEVASLANGSQTPISLVPEPSRVLLLGLGLFGLLMRRRRK
- a CDS encoding RNA polymerase sigma factor, translated to MPDADAAAMQRLAKGDDLALNEIMARWQDRLAAFLWHMTHDHTTAGDLAQETFVRLYQHRHRYRPQAAFSSYLFRIARHLLANHWRWQKRHPAASLDSLTEGGLDQPATTQAPDESLSQAETAREVQRAIASLPNELREALVLFTYQDLGYRQMADILDCSEKAVETRLYRARQLLKEKLANLAQG